The Sphingobium sp. BYY-5 genome contains a region encoding:
- a CDS encoding MarC family protein, with product MTALFLSAFVTLFVVIDPPGCAPIYASLTAGANQAQRQAMAIRAVGIAAAILLVFALWGKQLLGVLGIALDSFRIAGGIMLFMIAMDMVFEKRTQRREDRAQKISTEEPHVEDVSVFPMAMPMIAGPGSIATVMLLMSRANGLSERMVVLGAVVLTLALMLGALLAAGPLMAMLGRKIEAVITRLLGVLLAALAAQFVIDGLKASF from the coding sequence ATGACCGCTTTGTTCCTTTCCGCCTTCGTCACCCTGTTCGTGGTGATCGACCCGCCGGGCTGTGCGCCCATCTATGCCAGCCTGACCGCAGGGGCGAACCAGGCGCAGCGCCAGGCGATGGCGATCCGCGCGGTCGGCATTGCGGCGGCGATCCTGCTGGTCTTCGCGCTTTGGGGCAAGCAATTGCTGGGCGTGCTGGGCATTGCGCTCGACAGCTTCCGCATTGCCGGCGGCATCATGCTGTTCATGATCGCCATGGACATGGTGTTCGAAAAACGCACCCAGCGGCGCGAGGACCGGGCGCAGAAGATCAGCACCGAAGAGCCGCATGTCGAGGATGTCTCGGTCTTTCCCATGGCGATGCCGATGATCGCCGGGCCGGGATCGATCGCCACGGTCATGCTGCTGATGTCGCGCGCCAACGGCCTGTCGGAACGGATGGTCGTGCTGGGCGCGGTGGTGCTGACGCTGGCGCTGATGCTGGGCGCGCTGCTCGCGGCCGGGCCGTTGATGGCGATGCTGGGGCGCAAGATCGAGGCGGTCATCACCCGCCTGCTGGGCGTGCTACTGGCGGCGCTGGCAGCCCAGTTCGTGATTGACGGATTGAAGGCGAGTTTTTAG
- a CDS encoding DUF4188 domain-containing protein → MQVRQSVDLDVYPDLIVILLGFRVSRLRGLLSLLRIGRGLRRIERDPPEGLLGHEQFLFAWNHIGIRQYWRDLDSLERFTCAMPHIGWWRDFARGDGGAGFWHETYSRNGMMEAVYIDMPQPIGFGRFAPPLAPVGPFLSARSRMKRT, encoded by the coding sequence ATGCAAGTCCGTCAATCCGTCGACCTCGACGTCTATCCCGATCTGATCGTCATCCTGCTCGGCTTCCGCGTGTCACGCCTGCGCGGCCTGCTGTCGCTGCTGCGCATCGGCCGCGGCCTGCGCAGGATCGAGCGTGACCCGCCCGAAGGGCTGCTGGGCCATGAACAGTTTCTTTTTGCCTGGAACCATATCGGCATCCGCCAATATTGGCGCGACCTCGACAGCCTGGAGCGCTTCACCTGCGCCATGCCCCATATCGGCTGGTGGCGCGACTTCGCCAGGGGTGATGGCGGCGCGGGCTTCTGGCATGAAACATATAGCCGCAACGGCATGATGGAGGCGGTCTATATCGACATGCCCCAGCCTATCGGCTTCGGCCGCTTCGCGCCGCCGCTGGCGCCCGTCGGTCCGTTCCTCTCAGCACGATCGCGGATGAAACGGACCTAA
- a CDS encoding TetR-like C-terminal domain-containing protein — protein MTSSLHARLVDCALALLEAGESDLSLRAVARSAAVSAMAPYRHFADKAALMAAVALRGFAMLEADAATADSIGDSAADALTGQGLAYIAFARRHPALFRLMFADGAGLELPHEQCLGAYALMVRRVAELAPDQAGAGVLTCWGLVHGLATLALDGRLPPDPATERAALELMTQALAARAGA, from the coding sequence ATGACTTCATCGCTGCACGCTCGTCTGGTCGACTGCGCGCTTGCCCTGTTGGAAGCGGGAGAAAGCGATCTCAGCCTGCGCGCGGTGGCGCGATCGGCGGCAGTATCGGCCATGGCGCCCTATCGCCATTTCGCCGACAAGGCCGCGTTGATGGCGGCGGTGGCCCTGCGCGGTTTTGCGATGCTGGAGGCGGATGCAGCCACCGCCGATTCCATCGGCGATTCGGCTGCGGACGCTCTGACGGGGCAGGGATTGGCCTATATTGCCTTCGCTCGTCGGCACCCGGCGCTGTTCCGGCTGATGTTCGCCGATGGCGCGGGCCTGGAATTGCCGCATGAACAATGTCTGGGCGCCTATGCGCTGATGGTGCGGCGGGTGGCCGAACTGGCGCCCGATCAGGCCGGGGCAGGGGTGCTGACCTGCTGGGGATTGGTCCATGGCCTCGCCACATTGGCGCTGGACGGCCGTTTGCCGCCCGATCCGGCGACGGAGCGGGCGGCATTGGAACTGATGACGCAGGCGCTTGCCGCCCGCGCCGGGGCCTAG
- a CDS encoding OmpA family protein, producing MRISHRIIGAAGLAAMLATTACTTDPETGQRSISKAAIGGIGGALGGYLLGDLVGGRNDRTEKILGAGIGAVAGAGVGAYMDAQERKLREETAGSGVDVIRDGDNLLLRMPSGITFAFNKADVQPQFQPTLNDVASVLAQYPKTYIDVYGHTDSDGSDAYNQTLSERRAQSVADYLIGHGVQSARIGTRGFGESQPIASNATEEGKAANRRVEIKIAPVTEADVKG from the coding sequence ATGAGGATTTCTCACCGCATCATCGGCGCCGCGGGCCTGGCTGCGATGCTCGCCACGACCGCCTGCACCACCGACCCGGAGACGGGCCAGCGGAGCATTTCCAAGGCTGCGATCGGCGGCATCGGCGGCGCACTGGGCGGCTATCTGCTGGGCGATCTGGTCGGCGGCCGCAACGACCGCACTGAAAAGATCCTGGGCGCGGGCATCGGCGCAGTGGCCGGTGCGGGCGTCGGCGCCTATATGGACGCGCAGGAGCGTAAACTGCGTGAGGAAACCGCCGGCTCCGGCGTCGACGTGATTCGCGACGGCGACAATCTCCTGCTCCGTATGCCGTCGGGCATCACCTTCGCGTTCAACAAGGCGGACGTGCAGCCGCAGTTCCAGCCGACGCTGAACGATGTCGCATCGGTCCTGGCGCAATATCCCAAAACCTATATCGACGTGTACGGCCACACCGACAGCGATGGCTCCGACGCCTATAATCAGACGCTGTCGGAACGCCGCGCCCAATCGGTCGCCGATTATCTGATCGGCCACGGCGTCCAGTCGGCCCGTATCGGCACCCGCGGCTTTGGCGAGAGCCAGCCGATCGCGTCGAACGCGACCGAGGAAGGCAAGGCCGCCAATCGCCGCGTCGAAATCAAGATCGCGCCTGTCACCGAAGCCGACGTGAAGGGCTGA